The genomic region CCCTTTCCCTCGCGCGCCCATTTCTCTTCGTCCAGTCCCATGTGCCAGCGCAGCCAGCCCTGGGTGGGAATCGGCGCCGCCCAGGTCTGCAGCTCGCCGCGCCGGCCGCGCAGCGCGTCGCTCAGCTCTTCGCGGTGGCGGAGCGTGAACGAGAGCTTGCACAGCACGCCGTAGAGCGTGTCGAAGAAGTGGTGGCCGTGCAGGAACGCCGCGGGGAATTCATCCCACGCGAGGAAGGCGCCGGCCAACACTCCCATGCGCTGGGTCACGAAGGTGTGCGGCGAGTGGGCGATCACGATCGCTCTCGGCGCGCGCCCGTGAGCCAGCTGGCGGCGCAGCAGGAAATACGTGAACTCCGGTCCCGAACCCTGCAGCGCCGCGTTCCACACCCGGGTCGATTCGGGCAGGGCGTCGGCGATCTCGTCGATGAACAGCGCGCCCTGGGCCACCGAGTCACCCTGGATCTGCACCGCCGCCGCCGGCTGGCGGTCGAGGAGCGCGCGCATCCACCGCATGGTGCGGATCATGACGTTTTCGGGCACCCACGCGAGCGCCAGCTCCACACCCAACAGGATGAGGACGGTGTATTGGACCGCGCGCGTCAGGCGCCGGTCGTCAAAATTGGAAGTAGATGAAGGCCGCGCCACGAAAAGCTCCGAACAGGAAAATCGAGTAGAGACAGAACAAGTAGAACGCCGTCTGCGCCCACACCGGCACCTGCCGCCAGAAATCGAGATCGTCCCTGAAGTACTGCACGCACTGCACCACCACCAGCGGGAGCGTGAAGAACGCGATCGTCACCAGATGGCGGAGCGAGCCGGCATCGAGCGGCCCGAGGAACAGCGCCCGCGTCATGCCCGCGATCTGATGGAACGTGTGGCAGCGGAACAGCAGCCAGCCGTAGAGCGTGAGCACGAACATGAACCCGACGCTCAGCAGCCAGCCGGCGCGCGCCCGCCACGCGGATGGCGCCGGGCGCTCGCCGCGCCACTCCCCGATCGCGCGATGCCCGGCGAGCAGTGTGCCGTGGTACGCGCCCCAGCACACGAACGTCCACGAGGCGCCGTGCCATAGCCCGCCCAGCAGCATGGTGAGCATCAGGTTGACGTAGGTGCGCACTCGACCCTTCTGATTGCCGCCGAGCGAGACATAGAGATAGTCCCGCAACCAGGTGGAGAGGCTGATGTGCCAGCGGCGCCAGAAGTCCTGCGGGCTGGTGGCGAAGTAAGGCAGATCGAAATTGACGATCAGCTCGAAGCCCATCAGCGAAGCCGTGCCCCGCGCGATGTCGGAGTAGCCCGAGAAGTCGCCGTAGATCTGGAAGGCAAACGCCAGCACCCCGACGAAGGTTTCGCCAAACGTGTAGGGGCCTGGTCGCGCGAAGATCGGGTCCACGATCAGCGCCATGTTGTCGGCGATCACCATCTTCTTGTAGAGGCCCCACAGCATCAGG from Candidatus Sulfotelmatobacter sp. harbors:
- a CDS encoding MBOAT family O-acyltransferase; amino-acid sequence: MVFNSLLFAVFLGVVLLLYYRLPHRGQNHLLLIASYVFYGAWDWRFLSLIWISTTVDWWAGLHLDESKSPAYRKRVLFLSCLFNLGFLGVFKYYGFFATSFLALAGWFGWHPQIRLLHIVLPIGISFYTFQSMSYTIEVYRKHLKPSRNLLEYATFVAFFPHMVAGPIMRATSLLPQVQKPRVITRAHIVEGLRLMLWGLYKKMVIADNMALIVDPIFARPGPYTFGETFVGVLAFAFQIYGDFSGYSDIARGTASLMGFELIVNFDLPYFATSPQDFWRRWHISLSTWLRDYLYVSLGGNQKGRVRTYVNLMLTMLLGGLWHGASWTFVCWGAYHGTLLAGHRAIGEWRGERPAPSAWRARAGWLLSVGFMFVLTLYGWLLFRCHTFHQIAGMTRALFLGPLDAGSLRHLVTIAFFTLPLVVVQCVQYFRDDLDFWRQVPVWAQTAFYLFCLYSIFLFGAFRGAAFIYFQF